Proteins from one Mycobacterium sp. EPa45 genomic window:
- a CDS encoding alpha/beta fold hydrolase: MAGTTGFVEANGLTFAYIEEGSGPLVLMLHGFPDTAHTWDDLRPRIADRGYRAVSPFMRGYHPTAVPTADPDQETLARDVLALITALGASEAVLIGHDWGAAAVYGAAALRPDRVSKLMTVAIPHPATLLPSPRKLWGARHFAAYKLPGAAKRFARNNFEALPAIYRRWSPTWTPSAAEFDAVRECFASPGTLDAVFGYYRKLSPLPSASMRTKITVPTVVIAGSDDPVAKPSDFRRAARMFEGEYIIEEVPGGHFMHREHPELFAARALGHL; the protein is encoded by the coding sequence ATGGCTGGGACGACCGGATTCGTCGAGGCGAACGGGTTGACGTTCGCCTATATCGAGGAGGGCTCCGGGCCGCTGGTGCTCATGCTCCATGGTTTCCCGGACACCGCCCACACCTGGGATGACCTGCGTCCGCGGATTGCTGATCGCGGCTATCGGGCCGTGAGCCCGTTCATGCGGGGCTATCATCCGACGGCCGTACCCACTGCGGACCCGGATCAGGAGACGCTGGCGCGTGACGTGCTTGCGTTGATCACTGCGCTGGGAGCGTCCGAGGCCGTGCTCATCGGTCACGACTGGGGCGCCGCGGCCGTTTACGGCGCAGCAGCGCTGCGGCCCGATCGGGTCTCCAAGTTGATGACCGTTGCAATTCCGCATCCCGCGACGCTCTTACCGTCTCCGCGGAAACTCTGGGGTGCACGGCATTTCGCTGCTTATAAGCTGCCCGGTGCGGCGAAACGGTTCGCCCGCAACAATTTCGAGGCATTGCCCGCAATCTATCGGCGATGGTCGCCGACGTGGACTCCGTCCGCCGCGGAGTTCGATGCCGTCCGCGAGTGCTTCGCCAGCCCGGGCACCCTGGACGCCGTGTTCGGCTACTACCGCAAGCTCTCACCGTTGCCGTCGGCGTCGATGAGGACGAAGATCACCGTGCCGACCGTCGTCATCGCAGGATCTGACGATCCCGTCGCCAAGCCATCAGACTTCCGCCGTGCCGCCCGGATGTTCGAGGGCGAGTACATCATTGAAGAAGTGCCGGGCGGCCACTTCATGCACCGGGAACATCCCGAGCTGTTCGCGGCGCGGGCGCTGGGCCACCTTTGA
- a CDS encoding ComF family protein yields MLDLILPLECGGCGLPSTKWCDACATTLEVHTDEPHLVTPRIDPGVPVFALGRYAGPRRQAIVALKEHGRRDLVAPLARALALGIHQLLSWGILDTPFTIVPAPTRALAARRRGGDPVTRIATEATRQNHSIDVTQALKTKAMVRDSVGLTIADRERNLSGRIKITKPVEGDVLLVDDIVTTGATAREAVRALQLTGAKVTAVLTLAHA; encoded by the coding sequence ATGCTCGACCTCATTCTCCCGCTCGAATGCGGCGGCTGCGGTTTGCCGTCGACCAAGTGGTGCGACGCCTGTGCCACCACCCTCGAGGTCCACACCGACGAACCGCACCTCGTCACCCCGCGCATCGATCCCGGCGTGCCGGTCTTCGCCCTCGGCCGCTACGCCGGCCCCCGACGGCAGGCCATCGTCGCGCTCAAAGAACACGGCCGTCGCGACCTCGTCGCGCCGCTCGCTCGCGCCCTGGCCCTCGGCATCCACCAGCTCCTCAGCTGGGGCATCCTCGACACCCCGTTCACCATCGTCCCGGCGCCCACTCGCGCCCTGGCCGCCCGCCGCCGCGGTGGCGACCCCGTCACCCGTATCGCCACAGAAGCCACCCGGCAGAACCACAGCATCGACGTCACCCAAGCCCTGAAGACGAAAGCCATGGTCCGCGACTCCGTCGGCCTGACGATCGCCGATCGCGAGCGCAACCTCTCCGGACGGATCAAGATCACCAAGCCGGTCGAAGGCGATGTCTTGCTCGTCGACGACATCGTCACCACCGGCGCCACCGCCCGCGAAGCGGTCCGCGCGCTGCAACTGACGGGAGCAAAAGTTACGGCCGTGCTCACCCTGGCGCACGCCTGA
- the hpf gene encoding ribosome hibernation-promoting factor, HPF/YfiA family, whose translation MLADDDDLAEPDANAEVQVCGRNVEIPDHYRVYVAQKLARLERFDRSIYRFDVELEHERNRRQRKNCQHVEITARGRGPVVRGEACADSFYGAFEAAVHKLENRLRRTKDRRKVHYGDKTPVSLHEATAVTALIDAAAAFTPEQPTAQEPAVDDHEPGRIVRTKEHPAKPMTVDDALYEMELVGHDFFLFQDKETDRPSVVYRRHAYDYGLIRLG comes from the coding sequence ATGCTCGCCGACGATGACGACCTTGCCGAACCCGATGCCAACGCCGAAGTGCAGGTGTGCGGTCGCAATGTCGAGATTCCCGATCACTACCGCGTCTATGTCGCGCAGAAGCTCGCTCGCCTCGAACGGTTCGATCGCTCGATCTACCGCTTCGACGTCGAGCTGGAGCACGAACGCAACCGCCGTCAACGCAAGAACTGTCAGCACGTCGAGATCACCGCGCGCGGTCGCGGGCCGGTGGTCCGCGGGGAGGCCTGTGCAGACAGTTTCTACGGCGCCTTCGAGGCTGCCGTCCACAAACTCGAGAACCGGCTGCGGCGCACCAAGGACCGGCGCAAGGTTCACTACGGCGACAAGACACCGGTATCGCTTCATGAGGCCACTGCGGTGACCGCTCTCATCGACGCGGCCGCGGCGTTCACGCCCGAGCAGCCCACCGCCCAGGAGCCGGCGGTCGACGACCACGAGCCGGGACGCATCGTGCGCACCAAGGAGCACCCTGCCAAGCCGATGACGGTCGACGACGCGCTCTACGAGATGGAGCTCGTCGGCCACGACTTCTTCCTGTTCCAGGACAAGGAGACCGATCGGCCGTCGGTGGTGTACCGCCGCCACGCCTATGACTATGGGCTGATCCGGCTGGGCTGA
- the secA gene encoding preprotein translocase subunit SecA: MLSKLLRLGEGRMVKRLKGVADYVNTLSDDLEKLSDGELRAKTDEFKKRVADGESLDDLLPEAFAVAREAAWRVLQQRHFDVQVMGGAALHFGNVAEMKTGEGKTLTCVLPAYLNALAGDGVHVVTVNDYLAKRDSEWMGRVHRFLGLEVGVILSGLTPDERRVAYHADITYGTNNEFGFDYLRDNMAHSVEEMVQRGHKYAIVDEVDSILIDEARTPLIISGPADGASHWYTEFARLAPLMKKDTHYEVDIKKRTIGVHELGVEFVEDQLGIDNLYEAANSPLVSYLNNALKAKELFERDKEYIVRNGEVLIVDEFTGRVLIGRRYNEGMHQAIEAKENVEIKAENQTLATITLQNYFRLYDKLAGMTGTAETEAAELHEIYKLGVVPIPTNRPMIRKDQTDLIYKTEEAKYIAVVDDVVERYEKGQPVLIGTTSVERSEYLSRQFQKRRVPHNVLNAKFHEQEAGIIAEAGRRGAITVATNMAGRGTDVVLGGNVDFLVDTRLRERGLDPVETPEEYEAAWQEELPKVKEQAAKEAEHVIEVGGLYVLGTERHESRRIDNQLRGRSGRQGDPGESRFYLSLGDELMRRFNGATLESLLTRLNLPDDVPIEAKMVTRAIKSAQTQVEQQNFEIRKNVLKYDEVMNQQRKVIYEERRRILEGENLQQQAHDMLVDVITAYVNGATAEGYAEDWDLEQLWTALKQLYPVGIDHHDLLDDDAVGEPGELTREELLDALIEDAEKAYATREAEIEALAGEGAMRQLERNVLLNVIDRKWREHLYEMDYLKEGIGLRAMAQRDPLVEYQREGYDMFVGMLDGLKEESVGFLFNVQVEATPAPAVAPVETPAGLADLGNQQQEPAPALRAKGIDDDDSRQLTYTGPAEDGSAEVQRNGGGKHAATAGTTRKERREAARKQSKSSSRLRRG, from the coding sequence GTGCTGTCGAAGTTGCTGCGCCTTGGTGAAGGTCGCATGGTCAAGCGCCTCAAGGGGGTGGCTGACTACGTCAACACCTTGTCCGACGACCTAGAGAAGCTCTCGGACGGCGAGCTGCGGGCCAAGACCGACGAATTCAAGAAGCGCGTTGCTGACGGCGAAAGCCTCGATGACCTGCTCCCCGAGGCGTTCGCCGTCGCGCGTGAGGCGGCCTGGCGGGTGTTGCAACAGCGCCACTTCGACGTGCAGGTGATGGGTGGTGCGGCGCTGCACTTCGGCAACGTCGCGGAGATGAAGACCGGTGAGGGCAAAACCCTGACCTGTGTGCTTCCCGCCTACCTGAACGCGCTGGCCGGTGATGGGGTGCACGTCGTCACCGTCAACGACTACCTGGCCAAACGTGACAGCGAGTGGATGGGCCGTGTGCACCGCTTCCTGGGCCTGGAGGTCGGCGTCATTCTTTCGGGTCTGACCCCCGACGAGCGTCGGGTGGCGTACCACGCCGACATCACCTACGGCACCAACAACGAGTTCGGCTTCGACTACCTGCGCGACAACATGGCCCACTCGGTCGAGGAGATGGTGCAGCGCGGGCACAAATACGCGATCGTCGACGAGGTCGACTCGATCCTCATCGACGAGGCCCGCACCCCGCTGATCATCTCCGGCCCGGCCGATGGCGCTTCGCACTGGTACACCGAGTTCGCCCGGCTGGCCCCGCTGATGAAAAAAGACACCCATTACGAGGTGGACATCAAGAAGCGCACCATCGGCGTGCACGAGCTGGGTGTGGAATTCGTCGAGGACCAGCTCGGCATCGACAACCTGTACGAGGCCGCGAACTCACCGCTGGTCAGCTACCTCAACAACGCGCTGAAGGCCAAGGAGCTCTTCGAGCGCGACAAGGAATACATCGTCCGCAACGGCGAGGTCCTGATCGTCGACGAGTTCACCGGCCGCGTGCTCATCGGCCGGCGCTACAACGAGGGCATGCATCAGGCCATTGAGGCCAAGGAAAACGTCGAGATCAAGGCCGAGAACCAGACCCTGGCCACGATCACGCTGCAGAACTACTTCCGGCTCTACGACAAGCTCGCCGGCATGACCGGTACCGCCGAGACCGAGGCTGCAGAGCTGCACGAGATCTACAAGCTCGGGGTGGTCCCGATCCCGACGAACCGGCCGATGATCCGTAAAGACCAGACCGACCTGATCTACAAGACCGAGGAAGCCAAGTACATCGCCGTCGTCGACGACGTCGTCGAGCGCTACGAGAAGGGCCAGCCGGTCCTGATCGGCACCACCAGCGTCGAGCGCTCCGAGTACCTGTCCCGGCAGTTCCAGAAGCGGCGCGTACCCCACAACGTGCTCAACGCCAAGTTCCACGAGCAGGAGGCCGGCATCATCGCTGAGGCCGGCCGGCGCGGTGCGATCACGGTGGCCACCAACATGGCCGGCCGTGGGACCGACGTCGTGCTCGGCGGCAACGTCGACTTCCTGGTCGACACCCGCCTGCGTGAGCGGGGCCTCGATCCCGTCGAGACCCCCGAGGAGTACGAGGCCGCCTGGCAGGAGGAGCTGCCGAAGGTCAAGGAGCAGGCGGCGAAAGAAGCCGAGCACGTCATCGAGGTCGGTGGTCTCTACGTGCTGGGTACCGAGCGCCACGAGTCACGTCGTATCGACAACCAGCTGCGCGGCCGGTCCGGTCGTCAGGGCGATCCGGGCGAGTCCCGCTTCTACCTGTCGCTCGGTGACGAACTCATGCGGCGATTCAATGGCGCGACTTTGGAAAGCCTGCTGACCCGCCTCAACCTGCCCGACGACGTGCCGATCGAAGCCAAAATGGTGACCCGCGCGATCAAGAGCGCGCAGACCCAGGTCGAGCAGCAGAACTTCGAGATCCGCAAGAACGTCCTCAAGTACGACGAGGTGATGAACCAGCAGCGCAAGGTCATCTACGAGGAGCGCCGCCGGATCCTCGAGGGCGAGAACCTGCAGCAGCAGGCCCACGACATGCTGGTCGACGTCATCACGGCCTACGTCAACGGCGCCACCGCCGAGGGCTACGCCGAAGACTGGGACCTCGAGCAGCTGTGGACCGCGCTCAAGCAGCTCTACCCGGTCGGCATCGACCATCACGACCTGCTTGACGACGACGCTGTTGGTGAGCCTGGCGAGCTGACCCGCGAGGAACTGCTCGACGCGCTGATCGAGGACGCCGAAAAGGCCTATGCCACACGCGAAGCCGAGATCGAGGCGCTGGCCGGTGAAGGTGCCATGCGTCAGCTCGAGCGCAATGTGCTGCTCAACGTGATCGACCGCAAGTGGCGCGAGCACCTCTATGAGATGGACTACCTCAAGGAAGGCATCGGCCTGCGGGCCATGGCGCAGCGCGATCCGCTGGTGGAGTACCAGCGCGAGGGCTATGACATGTTCGTCGGCATGCTCGACGGTCTGAAGGAGGAGTCGGTCGGCTTCCTGTTCAACGTTCAGGTGGAGGCCACTCCGGCGCCCGCGGTGGCGCCGGTCGAGACCCCGGCCGGCCTAGCCGATCTGGGCAACCAACAGCAGGAGCCGGCCCCGGCCCTGCGCGCCAAGGGAATCGACGACGACGACTCACGGCAGCTGACCTATACCGGTCCCGCCGAAGACGGCTCGGCCGAGGTGCAGCGCAACGGTGGCGGCAAGCACGCCGCGACCGCGGGCACCACCCGCAAGGAGCGTCGCGAGGCGGCTCGCAAGCAGTCCAAGAGCAGTAGCAGGCTGCGCCGGGGGTAG
- a CDS encoding Rv3235 family protein, with the protein MSCVVPVVDYEPPVLRTASERVHLLRPRTPGSGRPRPAPPPATSAPLRAAGGFADAALRRVLEVIDRRRSLAQLRPLLAGGLVESLLPAVARHDGTGAACLRRLRVQPVGADGSAAEVAATYSRDDRVHAIACRVEQVLTPTGLRWQVVALHIG; encoded by the coding sequence ATGTCCTGCGTCGTTCCCGTCGTCGACTACGAGCCGCCGGTGCTGCGCACCGCGTCCGAGCGCGTGCACCTGCTTCGCCCGCGCACCCCCGGATCTGGGCGGCCTCGCCCTGCTCCGCCGCCCGCCACGTCCGCTCCCCTGCGTGCCGCGGGCGGCTTCGCCGACGCGGCGCTGCGCCGCGTGCTCGAGGTGATCGACCGGCGCCGGTCATTGGCCCAGCTTCGCCCGTTACTGGCCGGCGGCCTGGTGGAGTCGCTGTTGCCCGCGGTCGCGCGCCACGACGGCACCGGTGCCGCATGCCTTCGCCGGCTACGGGTGCAACCGGTCGGCGCCGACGGATCAGCCGCCGAAGTCGCAGCGACCTACAGCCGCGACGATCGCGTCCATGCGATCGCCTGCCGTGTCGAACAGGTGCTGACGCCAACCGGGTTGCGATGGCAGGTGGTGGCGCTGCACATCGGCTAG
- a CDS encoding wax ester/triacylglycerol synthase family O-acyltransferase: protein MVTRLSASDASFYHLENTSTPMYVGSLAILRKPRAGLSYETLLETVERRLPQIPRYRQKIREVTLGLARPVWVDDPDFDITYHVRRSALPSPGSDAQLHELIARLGSRPLDRSRPLWEMYLIEGLAKNRLAIYTKSHQALVNGMTALEIGHVVADRSQKAPTFGEDIWIPSREPTNGQLLLGAVGEWLARPRLQMQAVTSAIGDLARNSGEVVDLARRLTDVARTVARGTAPNSPLNTKVSRNRRFTVATGSLADYRTVRSRYDCDINDVVLAVIAGALRNWLLSRGEPVTTSSTVRAMAPTSVYPEAVLESSGPGQAISEVAPFLVDLPVGEGNAVVRLSQIAHTTESHSAAASLVDARTIVTLSGFAPPTLHAMGTRVATQFNARQFNLLITNVPGPQSQMYVAGAKLLEIFAVPPLLHNQVLAIGVTSYCGMLYFGINADRDAMSDVDVLPTLLAESLEELLEAAQ, encoded by the coding sequence ATGGTGACTCGGCTGTCAGCATCGGACGCCTCGTTCTATCACCTGGAGAACACCTCGACCCCGATGTACGTCGGCTCGCTGGCGATCTTGCGCAAGCCTCGTGCCGGCTTGAGCTACGAAACCTTGCTGGAGACCGTCGAACGTCGATTGCCGCAGATTCCGCGCTATCGCCAGAAGATCCGCGAGGTCACCCTGGGATTGGCGCGTCCGGTCTGGGTCGACGACCCCGACTTCGACATCACCTATCACGTCCGGCGCTCGGCGCTGCCGTCGCCGGGTAGCGATGCTCAACTGCACGAACTCATCGCCAGGCTGGGCTCGCGGCCTCTCGACCGGTCCCGCCCGCTGTGGGAGATGTACCTGATTGAGGGCCTGGCCAAAAACCGACTGGCCATCTACACGAAATCCCACCAGGCGCTCGTGAACGGGATGACGGCGCTGGAGATCGGCCACGTCGTGGCCGACCGCAGCCAGAAGGCGCCCACATTCGGCGAGGACATCTGGATCCCGAGCCGAGAACCCACCAACGGCCAGCTGTTGCTCGGTGCGGTGGGGGAGTGGCTGGCCCGGCCGCGCTTGCAGATGCAGGCGGTCACGTCGGCCATCGGCGACCTGGCCCGCAACAGTGGCGAAGTCGTCGACCTGGCGCGACGGCTGACCGACGTCGCGCGCACCGTCGCTCGCGGCACCGCGCCGAACAGTCCCTTGAACACCAAGGTGTCGCGCAACCGCCGGTTCACGGTGGCCACCGGCTCCCTGGCGGACTACCGGACGGTGCGTTCGCGCTACGACTGTGACATTAACGACGTCGTGCTGGCCGTCATCGCCGGCGCGTTGCGGAACTGGCTGCTCTCCCGAGGTGAGCCGGTCACCACCAGCTCGACCGTGCGGGCGATGGCGCCGACGTCGGTGTACCCCGAGGCCGTTCTCGAATCGTCCGGTCCCGGCCAGGCGATCAGTGAGGTGGCGCCGTTTCTCGTCGACCTGCCGGTCGGGGAGGGCAACGCGGTGGTACGGCTGTCCCAGATCGCGCACACCACCGAATCGCACTCGGCGGCCGCCAGTCTGGTGGATGCCCGCACCATCGTCACGCTGTCCGGGTTCGCGCCGCCGACACTGCATGCGATGGGCACCCGAGTGGCCACTCAGTTCAACGCGCGTCAGTTCAACTTGTTGATCACCAACGTGCCCGGGCCGCAGTCGCAAATGTATGTGGCCGGGGCCAAGCTGCTGGAGATCTTTGCCGTGCCCCCGCTGCTGCACAACCAGGTGCTGGCCATCGGCGTGACATCGTATTGCGGCATGCTGTATTTCGGCATCAACGCCGACCGTGACGCCATGAGCGATGTCGACGTGTTGCCGACGTTGTTGGCCGAATCGCTCGAGGAACTGCTCGAAGCTGCTCAGTAG
- the ppk2 gene encoding polyphosphate kinase 2, translating to MSKANSDGEASVKKRNRKIPKDIYAAELFRLQAELVKLQEWVKATGERVVVVFEGRDAAGKGGTIKRITEYLSPRVARIAALPAPTERERGQWYFQRYVEHLPARGEIVLFDRSWYNRAGVERVMGFCTPQEHTLFLRQCPIFEQMLIDDGIILRKYWFSVSDNEQLRRFRSRRNDPLRRWKLSPMDLESIFRWEDYSRAKDQMMVHTDTPNSPWFIVESDDKKHARLNMMAHLLASIDYHEVELPKVDLPERQTPGNYQRPERELSTYVDDHVSTLLGDSKKDG from the coding sequence ATGAGCAAGGCCAACTCCGACGGTGAAGCTTCGGTCAAGAAGCGCAACCGCAAGATCCCCAAAGACATCTACGCGGCCGAATTGTTCCGGCTACAAGCGGAATTGGTGAAGCTGCAGGAGTGGGTCAAGGCCACCGGTGAACGGGTCGTCGTCGTGTTCGAGGGGCGGGATGCCGCCGGCAAGGGTGGCACGATCAAGCGCATCACCGAGTACCTCAGCCCTCGGGTCGCGCGCATCGCCGCGTTGCCCGCGCCCACCGAACGTGAACGGGGCCAGTGGTACTTCCAGCGCTACGTCGAGCACCTGCCGGCCCGCGGCGAAATCGTCCTCTTCGACCGATCCTGGTACAACCGAGCCGGAGTGGAGCGGGTGATGGGGTTCTGCACACCGCAGGAGCACACCCTGTTTCTCCGGCAGTGCCCGATCTTCGAGCAGATGCTCATCGATGACGGGATCATTCTGCGCAAGTACTGGTTCTCGGTCTCCGACAACGAACAGCTGCGCCGGTTCCGGTCCCGGCGAAATGATCCGCTACGGCGCTGGAAACTCAGCCCGATGGACCTCGAGTCCATCTTCCGCTGGGAGGACTACTCGCGCGCCAAGGATCAGATGATGGTGCACACCGACACCCCGAACAGTCCCTGGTTCATCGTCGAATCCGATGACAAGAAGCACGCGCGGCTCAACATGATGGCCCACCTGCTGGCGAGCATCGACTACCACGAGGTCGAACTACCGAAGGTCGACCTGCCCGAGCGCCAGACGCCGGGCAACTATCAACGGCCGGAGCGGGAGCTGTCGACCTACGTCGATGACCACGTCTCCACTCTGCTCGGGGACAGCAAGAAGGACGGTTAG
- a CDS encoding ferredoxin reductase: MAKNQVKISANVIDTVRPKVAGEGRNPAIDAVRAMVGRITTPLLPDDYLQLANPLWSARELRGRVVDVRQETEDSATLVIKPGWGFTFDYQPGQYIGIGLLVDGRWRWRSYSLTSSPHRDGAGRSRTITITVKAMPEGFLSTHLVGGVKPGTIVRLAAPQGNFVLPDPAPASVLFLTGGSGITPVMSMLRTLERRDQIGDIVHIHSAPTESDVMFASELAQLAREHDGYRLTVRTTRTQGRLDLAQLDDLVPDWRERQTWACGPEGMLTEAERVWQAAGVGERLHLERFAASRAAAHGQGGTVTFGRSRKSVTVDAATSLMEAGEQAGVQMPFGCRMGICQSCVVALVDGHVRDLRTGVEHEPGTRIQTCISAASGDCVVDV; this comes from the coding sequence ATGGCGAAGAACCAGGTCAAGATCAGTGCAAACGTCATCGACACCGTGCGACCGAAGGTGGCCGGCGAGGGGCGCAATCCCGCGATCGACGCGGTGCGTGCCATGGTCGGCCGGATCACCACACCGCTGTTGCCCGATGACTATCTGCAACTCGCCAACCCGCTGTGGTCGGCGCGCGAGCTGCGTGGGCGGGTGGTCGACGTCCGCCAGGAGACCGAAGATTCAGCAACGCTGGTGATCAAACCGGGCTGGGGCTTCACATTCGACTACCAGCCTGGCCAGTACATCGGCATCGGCCTGCTGGTCGACGGCCGGTGGCGGTGGCGGTCGTATTCGCTGACCTCGAGTCCGCATCGTGACGGTGCCGGCCGGTCGCGGACCATCACGATCACCGTCAAGGCCATGCCCGAGGGCTTTCTGTCCACCCACCTGGTCGGCGGCGTGAAGCCCGGCACAATCGTCCGGTTGGCTGCTCCGCAGGGTAACTTCGTGCTCCCCGACCCCGCACCCGCGTCGGTGTTGTTCCTCACCGGCGGGTCCGGCATCACCCCGGTGATGTCGATGCTGCGGACCCTGGAGCGTCGCGACCAGATCGGTGACATCGTCCATATCCATTCCGCTCCAACGGAATCCGATGTGATGTTCGCCAGCGAGCTCGCGCAACTGGCTCGCGAGCACGACGGCTACCGACTGACCGTCCGCACCACCCGCACGCAGGGGCGGCTGGATCTGGCCCAGCTTGACGATCTTGTCCCAGACTGGCGCGAGCGCCAGACCTGGGCCTGCGGTCCAGAAGGGATGCTGACGGAGGCCGAAAGGGTGTGGCAGGCCGCCGGCGTCGGTGAGCGGCTGCACCTGGAGCGCTTCGCGGCGTCCCGGGCAGCTGCGCACGGGCAGGGCGGCACGGTGACGTTCGGTCGCAGCCGCAAGTCGGTGACGGTCGATGCGGCGACGTCGCTGATGGAGGCCGGCGAGCAGGCCGGAGTCCAGATGCCGTTCGGTTGTCGGATGGGCATCTGCCAGTCCTGTGTGGTCGCCCTGGTAGACGGCCACGTCCGGGATCTGCGCACGGGCGTCGAGCACGAGCCGGGTACTCGGATTCAGACGTGCATTTCAGCCGCTTCAGGTGACTGTGTAGTGGATGTCTGA
- a CDS encoding fatty acid desaturase, with protein sequence MAISDVDAFAHLTEADIDGLAVELDAIRQDIEDSLGAQDARYIRRTIAAQRGLEVAGRLMLAASSKRSAWWAGTVTLGVAKIIENMEIGHNVMHGQWDWMNDPEIHSSSWEWDMSGASKHWRFTHNFMHHKYTNILGMDDDVGYGVIRVTRDAKWKPFNLYGNLLFNTLLAIGFEWGVGLQHLELGKIFKGRDDRKATLVRVREFGHKAGRQLLKDYVAYPAITSLSPGATYRSTATANAVANVIRNVWANAVIFCGHFPDGAEKFTKTDMVGESKGQWYLRQMLGSANIDGSRAMDFMTGNLSYQIEHHLFPDLPSNRYHEISIRVRQICDKYDLPYTTGPFLVQYGKTWRTIAKLSLPDKYLRDTADDAPETRSERMFAELESGYAGVDPATGRKRGLKTAIATARQKRRAKRTAKAA encoded by the coding sequence ATGGCTATTAGCGATGTTGATGCATTTGCGCATTTGACCGAAGCGGACATTGACGGCCTCGCGGTTGAGCTCGACGCCATCCGCCAGGACATCGAGGATTCCCTCGGCGCGCAGGATGCGCGCTATATCCGCCGCACCATTGCGGCTCAGCGCGGCCTCGAGGTCGCGGGTCGGCTGATGCTGGCTGCCAGCTCGAAGCGATCGGCCTGGTGGGCCGGCACGGTGACCCTGGGCGTGGCGAAGATCATCGAGAACATGGAGATCGGCCACAACGTCATGCACGGCCAGTGGGACTGGATGAACGATCCCGAGATCCACTCCTCCTCGTGGGAGTGGGATATGAGCGGGGCGTCCAAGCACTGGCGGTTCACCCACAACTTCATGCACCACAAGTACACAAACATCCTCGGCATGGACGACGACGTCGGCTACGGCGTCATCCGGGTCACCCGTGATGCGAAGTGGAAGCCGTTCAACCTGTACGGCAACCTGCTTTTCAACACCCTGCTGGCGATCGGTTTCGAGTGGGGCGTCGGGCTGCAGCATCTGGAGCTCGGCAAGATCTTCAAGGGTCGCGACGACCGCAAGGCCACACTGGTCCGGGTGCGCGAGTTCGGCCATAAGGCCGGGCGGCAACTGCTCAAGGACTACGTCGCCTACCCCGCGATCACGTCGCTGTCCCCGGGTGCCACCTACCGCTCGACCGCGACCGCCAACGCGGTGGCCAACGTGATCCGCAATGTGTGGGCGAACGCGGTGATCTTCTGCGGCCACTTCCCTGATGGCGCAGAGAAATTCACCAAGACCGACATGGTGGGCGAGAGCAAGGGCCAGTGGTATCTGCGCCAGATGCTGGGCAGCGCCAACATCGACGGCAGCCGTGCCATGGACTTCATGACCGGCAACCTGTCGTACCAGATCGAGCACCACCTGTTCCCCGACCTGCCCAGCAACCGGTACCACGAGATCTCGATCCGGGTGCGCCAGATCTGCGACAAGTACGACCTGCCGTACACCACCGGGCCGTTCCTGGTGCAGTACGGCAAAACCTGGCGCACGATCGCCAAGCTGTCGTTGCCGGACAAGTACCTGCGCGACACCGCCGACGATGCACCCGAGACCCGCAGCGAGCGGATGTTCGCCGAGCTGGAATCGGGCTATGCGGGTGTCGACCCGGCCACCGGCCGCAAGCGCGGGCTCAAGACCGCGATCGCCACTGCTCGTCAGAAGCGACGCGCCAAGCGCACAGCCAAAGCGGCCTAG
- a CDS encoding GNAT family N-acetyltransferase: MSAPWQVRTGSADDLEILGPLWLAVHHRHAESMPELQPYVSDAESWRVRRTLYEELLEKPDTLLLVAGVDDRPIGYGLAHVLATEETWVADTWATGRRVGEIESLSVLPEFRGSGLGTQLLTTLEEHLRRAGVDDLILGALSGNRDALRLYERLGYRPTWLYLSKFAGRD; the protein is encoded by the coding sequence GTGAGTGCGCCGTGGCAGGTCCGGACGGGCAGTGCCGACGATCTCGAAATCCTCGGGCCGTTGTGGCTGGCCGTGCATCACCGGCACGCCGAGTCGATGCCCGAACTCCAGCCCTACGTCAGTGACGCGGAATCATGGCGGGTGCGTCGCACCCTCTACGAGGAGCTTCTCGAGAAGCCGGATACGCTGCTGCTGGTCGCCGGCGTCGATGACCGCCCTATCGGTTATGGGCTGGCACACGTACTCGCGACCGAGGAAACCTGGGTCGCAGACACCTGGGCCACTGGCAGGCGCGTCGGTGAGATCGAATCCCTTTCGGTGCTTCCGGAATTCCGCGGCTCAGGCCTGGGCACCCAACTGCTCACCACGCTCGAAGAGCACCTGCGCCGCGCCGGTGTCGACGATCTGATCCTCGGTGCCCTGTCCGGCAACCGAGACGCCCTGCGTCTCTACGAGCGGCTCGGTTACCGGCCGACCTGGCTGTATCTGTCGAAGTTCGCCGGCCGGGATTGA